GCCGGGTGTACCACGGGCTCGGGCCCTGGAGCTTGATGATGTCCACGCCCTCCTTGCCGCGGGCCATGCCGTCGGCGGTGCGCGGCAGCCCGTCGCCGTGGTCGTTGTCGGACATCAGCGGGTAGCGGGCGCGGTAGCCGTAGACCAGGCGCAGATAGCCGGAGCAGTCCACCGAGCGCAGCCGGTCCTGCTGCGGGTACTTGGTGACTCCGTCCCGGAAGGTGTACGGGATGCCCAGGTAGTCGTAGAAGTCGGTCTGTTCGTAGCGGTCGACGCCGTCGGTCTTCAGGGGGCCGTAGTAGGCGTGGCCCGCGTACTGGATGCCCTGGTCGTCCTTCTTGACCGGCGCGCCCACGATGTACTGGAAGGCGAACGCGAAGATGTCGTCCTCCTCGCTGCCGTAGTACTGCTTGAACCAGTCCTTGAACCACTGCTGCTTCTCGGCGCCCTTGGTCCACGGCTCCGGCATCAGGCGCACCCAGTCGTCGGTGACCAGCTTGGTGCTGGTGTTGGACGGTTCGCTGAAGGTGCGGGTCGGGCCCTTGAGGGTGGCGGTGCGGGCGCCGTCGGTGAAGGTGGCGATGACCGCGCCCTTGCCGTCGCGCAGCACCGAGCGGGCCGGGTTGTTCAGCCGTTCCCAGGTCTGCTTGCCGGTCGCCCCGCCCGAGCTGTGCAGGTTCTCGGTGATGGTCTGGGCGGCCGGGAGCTTCGCCTGCTCGTCCTTGCGCAGTTCGTAGGTGAAGTAGGCGCTGCCCGCGAGCAGCGCCAGGACCGTCACCGCGTGGACGACGGGTCGGCCTTTGCGCTTCGGCATGGTGGGGGCTCCAGTGATGCGTCGGGTTCGGGCGGTTCAGGCGGACGGCATGGCGCCGAGCAGGATGCCGGCGGTCAGCACCACGTAGGTGGCGAGGGTGACCGTGCCGACGGACAGCAGGGTCGCGCCCTTGGGCTGGCGGACCAGCTGGTAGCCGACCAGGCCCGGCACGATGAAGCCGAGCGTCTGGTTGGCGTACAGCAGCGGGAACTCCATCTGCAGCACGATGATCACGGTGGCCTGGATGAGCACGCCGCTGAGCACGACGGCCGCGAACAGCCGCTTGCCGTAGAGGATCACGTACTTCTGCATGAGCAGCGTGGCGAGGTACGTCAGCACGGTCACGCCGACGACGAGCGCGGCCCGCTGGAGGTCCTCGATGAGCGTGAGCGCGAGCCAGCCCGGAGTGATCATGCCGCCCGGCGACAGGTTGGTCGTCAGGTAGCACATGAGCGAGAACATCAGGCCCAGGCCGATGCCGATCGCGGCGATCTCGGGGGTGAGGACGGAGGGGATCAACGCTGTTCTCCTGGGCTGTGCCACTGCTGGCTGTCGTCGGCGGAAGGCTGGGGCGGGAAGCGGGGTTCGAACAGGCCGCGCGAGCGGTCCGGTTCGTCCGCCCGGCCGCGGTCGGCGGGCGCCTGCGGCACGGCGGCCGCCTGCGGCTCGGCGGGGGCGGGCGGGCCGGCCGGGTGCGGCTGGGGCTCGGTCCAGGCGCCGTACGACTGCGCCCGCTCGTGTCCGGTCCCGTGCCCCGGATCCTCGTGCCGGTGGGGGCGGGCGGCGTCGCGCTGCGCCGGCAGCCGGGGGACGTACGGCTGCTGGTGCTGGGCGTAGCGCGACTCGTACGCCTCCGAGTAGTGCTGGTAGGGGTCGATGCGGGGCGCGTAGAGCTGCATGGTCTCCGAGGAGTCGGTCCCGTCCGGCGCGTGCTCGGTCCGGCGGGCCGGTGCCGTGGCGGCGGGAGGCGCCGGCTCGTCGGCGCTCTCGTCCGGCGGCAGTTCGGCCAGGTGCTCCAGCAGGATCTCGCCCTGCCCGTGGATGTTGCCGATCGCGACCATCGACGAGTCGGGGCCGAGCATGTCCAGCATCTTCCCCATGAACTCCTCGGCGTCCCGCCTGTCGCCGCCGAGGTCCACGGCGCGCGAGCGGAACTCGGCGGGGATCGCGTCGATGGCGGACTTGGCCGGGTGGCCGATGACGAAGACGCGCTCGGGGTCGAGGTCGGGGATGATCTCGCCCATCTGGCCGTTGCGTTCGACGCGGTCGGGGCGGCAGTTGATGACCACGTTGAGGGGGCGGTGGATGGCGCCGAGGTCGAGCAGCTGGTTGATGTTCATCAGCGTCGACTCGGGGTCGTTGGCCGCGAAGACGTTGGCGAAGCGCAGCTTCTTGCCGTCGTGCGTCAGGTAGCGCTCGACGGAGAGCACACCGGGGTCCGGCGGGGCGTCGTACATGCCCTGCAGGGCCGTCTCGCGGTCCACGCCGAGGAGTTCGGCGACGGCGAGGGCGATGGCCACGTTCTCCTTGAAGGTGA
This genomic interval from Streptomyces sp. NBC_00557 contains the following:
- a CDS encoding NlpC/P60 family protein, producing the protein MPKRKGRPVVHAVTVLALLAGSAYFTYELRKDEQAKLPAAQTITENLHSSGGATGKQTWERLNNPARSVLRDGKGAVIATFTDGARTATLKGPTRTFSEPSNTSTKLVTDDWVRLMPEPWTKGAEKQQWFKDWFKQYYGSEEDDIFAFAFQYIVGAPVKKDDQGIQYAGHAYYGPLKTDGVDRYEQTDFYDYLGIPYTFRDGVTKYPQQDRLRSVDCSGYLRLVYGYRARYPLMSDNDHGDGLPRTADGMARGKEGVDIIKLQGPSPWYTRPQNIDVLQPGDLLFFKMDHRTGNHMDHSAIYLGPDTEGHKIFISSRKEQNGPTIGDQGGVSRLDGNGFYAKLFRSAKRL
- a CDS encoding poly-gamma-glutamate biosynthesis protein PgsC/CapC; protein product: MIPSVLTPEIAAIGIGLGLMFSLMCYLTTNLSPGGMITPGWLALTLIEDLQRAALVVGVTVLTYLATLLMQKYVILYGKRLFAAVVLSGVLIQATVIIVLQMEFPLLYANQTLGFIVPGLVGYQLVRQPKGATLLSVGTVTLATYVVLTAGILLGAMPSA
- the pgsB gene encoding poly-gamma-glutamate synthase PgsB, whose protein sequence is MLFLYTVLLVCCAILLAAGVIEQRRHFTNLDHIPTRVLVNGIRGKSSITRLCAGALRGGGLTTVAKTTGTAARFIHPDATEEPVYRKFGIANVVEQIGIVRRAAAYKPDALVIECMAVMPALQEINQSKLIRSTIGVLCNVREDHLAEMGPTLDDVARSLCRSMPEDGICVTAEKDRFHILQEEADARNCKLVYADPDTVTDEELRGFSWFTFKENVAIALAVAELLGVDRETALQGMYDAPPDPGVLSVERYLTHDGKKLRFANVFAANDPESTLMNINQLLDLGAIHRPLNVVINCRPDRVERNGQMGEIIPDLDPERVFVIGHPAKSAIDAIPAEFRSRAVDLGGDRRDAEEFMGKMLDMLGPDSSMVAIGNIHGQGEILLEHLAELPPDESADEPAPPAATAPARRTEHAPDGTDSSETMQLYAPRIDPYQHYSEAYESRYAQHQQPYVPRLPAQRDAARPHRHEDPGHGTGHERAQSYGAWTEPQPHPAGPPAPAEPQAAAVPQAPADRGRADEPDRSRGLFEPRFPPQPSADDSQQWHSPGEQR